A window of Thermococcus aggregans contains these coding sequences:
- a CDS encoding ASCH domain-containing protein, whose protein sequence is MEWEMGLQEEYLKLIKEGKKKIEGRLYDEKRRQIKPGDIINFEGRLKVRVKALRVYSSFREMLEKEGLERVLPNVKSIEEGVQVYRKFYSEEEEKKYGVVAIEVEPIADEDSA, encoded by the coding sequence CTCCAAGAGGAATACCTGAAGCTGATAAAAGAGGGCAAGAAGAAGATTGAAGGGAGACTATACGACGAAAAGCGAAGGCAGATAAAGCCGGGAGACATAATAAACTTTGAGGGACGTTTAAAGGTGAGGGTAAAGGCTTTGAGGGTTTATTCTTCATTCAGAGAAATGCTCGAAAAAGAAGGGCTGGAAAGGGTTCTCCCAAACGTAAAGAGCATAGAGGAAGGAGTCCAAGTCTACAGGAAGTTTTACAGTGAAGAAGAAGAAAAGAAATATGGAGTCGTTGCAATCGAAGTTGAGCCAATAGCTGACGAGGACTCAGCCT